A section of the Mesobacillus jeotgali genome encodes:
- a CDS encoding M3 family oligoendopeptidase, with protein sequence MKFEQYTYTRPELDEVTKKFDQLLEQFKNAGSVEQQSIAMDRINGLRNDVGTMFNLCYIRHSIDTEDEFYKQEQDFLDELAPQVEGLVTKYYEALVSSSFRAELEAKWGKQLFALAEAQLKQFSPEIVPLMQKENKLSTQYTKLVASAKIMFEGEERTLAQLDPFTESKDRETRKKASEAKFAFFSEHGEEFDEIYDELVKVRTEMAHKLGYNNFVELAYYRMFRTDYDSTMVASFREQVQKYIVPVATKLKERQKNRIGVDELKYYDEPFDFKTGNAAPKGSPEWIIENGEKMYDELSPETGEFFRYMIENNLMDLVAKKGKAGGGYCTFIENYKSPFIFSNFNGTSGDIDVLTHEAGHAFQVYSSRHFEIPEYNWPTYEACEIHSMSMEFFTWPWMDLFFKEDTDKYKFSHLSSGLLFLPYGVSVDEFQHWVYENPEATPAERKQQWREIEKKYLPHKDYDGNTYLEEGGFWQRQGHIYNSPFYYIDYTLAQICAFQFWKRSRENQEEAWKDYTHLCKLGGSMAFTELVKEANLISPFEEGCVQSVIGEIDSWLESVDDSKL encoded by the coding sequence ATGAAATTTGAGCAATATACATATACGCGGCCGGAATTGGACGAAGTAACCAAAAAGTTTGACCAGCTGCTTGAACAGTTTAAAAATGCTGGGTCGGTTGAACAACAAAGTATCGCAATGGATAGAATCAATGGTTTGCGGAATGACGTTGGAACCATGTTCAATCTTTGTTATATCCGCCATTCAATTGATACGGAAGATGAATTTTATAAGCAAGAGCAGGATTTTCTCGATGAATTGGCTCCTCAGGTAGAAGGTCTGGTAACAAAATACTATGAAGCACTTGTGTCTTCCTCATTCCGTGCAGAGCTTGAAGCAAAATGGGGGAAGCAGTTGTTTGCCCTTGCGGAGGCACAGTTAAAACAATTTTCTCCTGAGATTGTTCCGTTGATGCAGAAGGAAAACAAGCTTTCAACCCAGTATACAAAGCTTGTCGCCTCGGCAAAAATTATGTTCGAGGGAGAAGAAAGGACCCTGGCGCAACTTGATCCTTTTACAGAGTCCAAAGATCGTGAAACAAGGAAAAAAGCCAGTGAAGCTAAATTCGCATTCTTTTCAGAGCATGGTGAAGAGTTCGACGAGATATATGATGAGCTTGTAAAAGTCAGGACGGAAATGGCGCATAAGCTTGGTTACAACAATTTTGTTGAACTGGCATATTACCGGATGTTCCGTACCGATTATGACAGCACCATGGTAGCCTCATTCAGGGAACAGGTGCAGAAATACATTGTGCCAGTAGCGACAAAACTCAAGGAACGTCAGAAGAACCGGATAGGCGTAGATGAGTTGAAATATTACGATGAGCCTTTTGATTTCAAGACGGGCAATGCTGCACCAAAGGGAAGTCCTGAGTGGATCATTGAAAATGGCGAGAAGATGTATGATGAGCTTTCCCCTGAAACAGGAGAGTTCTTCCGTTATATGATCGAAAACAACCTGATGGATCTCGTTGCCAAGAAAGGCAAAGCCGGCGGAGGCTACTGCACATTTATTGAAAACTATAAATCACCGTTCATATTTTCGAATTTCAATGGAACTTCAGGGGATATCGATGTCCTGACACATGAAGCAGGTCATGCGTTCCAGGTATATTCCAGCCGCCATTTTGAAATTCCAGAGTATAACTGGCCGACCTACGAGGCTTGTGAAATACACTCGATGAGCATGGAATTTTTTACATGGCCATGGATGGATTTATTTTTCAAAGAAGATACAGATAAATATAAATTCTCGCATCTAAGCAGCGGCCTTTTGTTCTTGCCATATGGCGTCTCGGTGGACGAATTCCAGCATTGGGTATATGAAAACCCTGAGGCTACTCCTGCCGAGAGAAAACAACAATGGCGGGAAATTGAGAAAAAATATCTTCCGCACAAAGATTATGACGGCAACACATATCTTGAAGAAGGCGGATTCTGGCAGCGTCAGGGCCATATCTACAATTCACCGTTCTATTACATTGATTACACACTTGCACAAATTTGTGCCTTCCAATTCTGGAAGCGTTCAAGAGAAAATCAGGAAGAAGCATGGAAAGACTATACCCACCTTTGCAAACTGGGTGGAAGTATGGCATTCACCGAGCTGGTTAAAGAAGCCAACCTGATCTCACCATTTGAAGAAGGATGCGTCCAGTCAGTAATCGGCGAGATTGATAGCTGGTTAGAATCAGTGGATGATAGCAAACTGTAA
- a CDS encoding efflux RND transporter permease subunit — translation MGFLTKFSLKNAFAVFIISFLLILGGLYSFTRLKVDLLPNIEFPQLSVEVIYPGASPQDINEQVTEKLETKFKGIDGIKKMQSSSFESIAIINLEFPFNTELDDAEQQVNSFIKEAGLPENVTTNVNRFSFGTFPIFNISLFAKDNQDLEQLVNEEIIPELNKIQGINSVSVGGMTEDILQITVDQDKAARLALSLNDIKETLNEKKFSFPAGNLNENEIQVPVRVQEKIEKINELENLVIQSKFSADAPPVKLNEIAAIDVVTEKPEITRYNEKESLSMAITKKQDANTVEVADKVMAVIGNYQDRLEYAIGFDSAEGIEKSVNTLVKEGLLGALFASVAVLIFLRNFRATIIAIVSIPLSLLISSIFLNQLDISLNIMTLGGMAVAVGRVVDDSIVVIENIFRRVRKTNQGMTDDLIQDSTKEILKAITSSTITTVVVFLPLGLVGGITGEFFLPFALTIVFSLLASLIVAVTIVPILAKFSFKKVPTEEKEGAMQRAYAPAIRWSLNHKALVIFLSIALLGGSGFLVKGLGFTFIPNEEQKLLVATFQLPSSTSIDKTNEVSLQVEDMFAEQKEINDVTVGIGSRDFQTGLKRQNQANYFITLGDGASVSEFIPKLEKEMEEIVLSIEPDAKIGIQEQSTGGPPSNNNVNIDLYSTDLAALQDAAAEVEDYMNKQDDLKYVTNNFSEKQKQVIVDIDPEKTAQLGVSGFQVLGTITDKTKPIDAGAMELNGEERKVSITYDEKTETIDDLKTTMIFTQQGPVPITEIADITETEAFTSIQKLDGKIFARVSAQIDANDIRAVSTAVIEGVKNDIDLPDDVSLEGGGGSDETVETFTQLGIAMVVAIGLVYLTMLITFGQARIPFIILSSLIFVPIGSLLGLWIADEPMSVSVMIGLLMLIGIVTTNAIVMVDRIGQNRTEKGMPIREALIEAGITRLRPILMTAFATIAALIPLALTTSSGTLISKGLAVTVIGGLTSSTLLTLILIPVIYELFFFRQVKKERSM, via the coding sequence ATGGGATTTTTGACAAAATTCAGCCTTAAAAATGCTTTTGCTGTTTTCATTATTTCATTTTTACTGATCCTAGGCGGCCTGTACTCCTTCACCAGGCTTAAAGTTGATTTGCTGCCAAATATCGAATTTCCTCAGCTATCTGTAGAAGTCATCTATCCAGGGGCCTCACCACAGGATATCAATGAACAGGTAACGGAAAAGCTTGAAACGAAATTCAAAGGCATCGATGGAATCAAGAAAATGCAGAGTTCTTCATTTGAAAGCATTGCGATCATCAATCTTGAATTCCCGTTCAATACTGAGTTAGATGATGCGGAACAACAAGTCAACTCATTCATAAAGGAGGCCGGACTGCCTGAGAATGTAACGACTAATGTAAACCGTTTTTCATTTGGAACATTCCCGATATTCAATATCTCTCTGTTCGCAAAAGATAATCAAGATCTTGAACAGCTTGTAAACGAAGAAATAATCCCTGAACTGAACAAAATCCAGGGAATCAACAGTGTATCTGTTGGCGGCATGACAGAGGACATCCTCCAGATTACCGTTGATCAGGATAAAGCTGCCCGGCTGGCACTTAGCCTGAATGACATTAAAGAAACACTTAACGAAAAGAAATTCAGCTTCCCGGCTGGCAACTTGAATGAAAATGAAATCCAAGTGCCGGTAAGGGTACAGGAAAAAATAGAAAAAATCAATGAACTGGAGAATCTGGTCATTCAATCTAAATTCTCAGCTGATGCTCCTCCAGTTAAATTAAATGAAATTGCGGCGATTGATGTAGTAACTGAAAAACCGGAAATCACGCGTTATAACGAAAAAGAATCTTTATCAATGGCCATTACGAAAAAGCAGGATGCGAATACGGTCGAAGTGGCTGACAAGGTTATGGCTGTAATCGGCAACTATCAAGACCGACTCGAATACGCAATTGGTTTCGATTCTGCTGAAGGAATTGAAAAATCGGTCAATACTCTCGTCAAGGAAGGGTTGCTCGGAGCACTGTTTGCTTCAGTTGCTGTATTGATATTCCTGAGGAATTTCCGTGCGACAATTATCGCGATTGTATCCATCCCTCTTTCTCTATTGATTTCGTCAATCTTCCTGAATCAGCTGGATATTTCATTGAATATCATGACGCTTGGCGGAATGGCTGTAGCGGTGGGACGTGTCGTAGATGACAGCATAGTTGTTATTGAGAATATTTTCCGAAGAGTCCGCAAAACCAATCAGGGAATGACAGATGATTTGATTCAGGACTCAACAAAGGAAATCCTGAAAGCCATCACTTCATCAACAATCACCACCGTTGTGGTATTCCTGCCACTCGGTCTTGTCGGCGGAATTACAGGAGAATTCTTTCTGCCATTCGCATTGACGATTGTGTTTTCGCTGCTCGCATCCTTAATTGTAGCTGTTACAATCGTACCGATTCTGGCAAAGTTCTCATTCAAGAAGGTTCCAACGGAAGAAAAAGAAGGGGCAATGCAAAGAGCTTATGCTCCTGCTATAAGATGGTCTCTGAACCATAAAGCTCTTGTCATCTTCCTGTCGATCGCCTTGCTCGGAGGTTCAGGATTCCTTGTCAAAGGACTTGGTTTCACTTTCATTCCCAATGAGGAGCAAAAATTACTGGTGGCAACATTCCAGCTGCCATCCTCGACATCAATTGATAAAACAAATGAAGTTTCCCTGCAAGTCGAGGATATGTTCGCAGAGCAAAAAGAAATTAATGATGTCACCGTTGGCATCGGCAGCCGTGATTTCCAGACTGGCCTAAAACGCCAAAACCAGGCGAACTATTTTATCACCCTTGGAGACGGTGCAAGTGTTTCAGAATTTATTCCTAAGCTCGAAAAAGAAATGGAAGAAATCGTCCTTTCAATTGAGCCGGATGCAAAAATCGGAATTCAGGAACAATCTACAGGAGGCCCTCCTTCGAATAATAACGTCAACATCGACTTGTATTCTACTGACCTTGCAGCCCTGCAGGATGCGGCAGCAGAAGTCGAAGATTATATGAATAAGCAGGACGACTTAAAATATGTAACTAATAATTTCTCGGAAAAACAAAAACAAGTAATAGTTGATATCGACCCGGAAAAAACTGCACAACTGGGAGTATCCGGCTTCCAGGTTCTAGGTACGATCACTGATAAAACGAAGCCAATCGATGCTGGCGCAATGGAGCTCAATGGAGAGGAACGCAAAGTTTCGATTACCTATGATGAAAAGACTGAAACAATCGATGACTTAAAGACCACAATGATTTTTACACAACAAGGACCTGTTCCAATCACTGAAATCGCCGATATCACTGAGACAGAAGCCTTTACCTCCATTCAAAAATTGGACGGTAAAATATTCGCCCGGGTTTCTGCTCAGATTGACGCAAATGATATCAGGGCTGTTTCAACAGCTGTTATTGAAGGTGTTAAAAATGATATTGACCTTCCAGATGATGTGTCACTTGAAGGCGGCGGCGGAAGTGATGAAACGGTTGAAACATTCACTCAACTGGGAATTGCCATGGTAGTGGCCATCGGCCTTGTCTACTTAACCATGCTCATCACCTTTGGGCAGGCAAGGATTCCGTTTATCATCCTGTCATCCCTGATTTTTGTCCCAATCGGTTCGCTTCTTGGTCTGTGGATTGCAGATGAACCGATGTCAGTAAGTGTAATGATCGGACTGCTGATGCTGATTGGAATTGTCACAACCAATGCAATCGTCATGGTCGACCGAATCGGCCAAAACCGAACCGAAAAAGGAATGCCAATCAGGGAAGCACTTATAGAAGCAGGAATTACAAGGCTGCGTCCAATCCTGATGACTGCTTTCGCAACCATCGCTGCCTTGATTCCATTGGCGCTCACCACCTCATCAGGCACCCTGATTTCCAAGGGTCTGGCAGTAACAGTGATTGGAGGACTTACCTCCTCCACCCTGCTGACACTGATCCTGATACCGGTCATATATGAATTGTTTTTCTTCAGGCAAGTGAAAAAAGAACGCAGTATGTAA
- a CDS encoding ATP-dependent Clp protease ATP-binding subunit, whose translation MLCQNCQQNHATIQFKVSINGNQKHLMLCEECYQKEREKLGASFGSPMSGFNGIGGSPFNDMFNQFSGNLINGPQNPKPAAAETKAAGGGNGFIDQFGKNLTQIAKTGLIDPVIGRDEEVKRVIEILNRRNKNNPVLIGEPGVGKTAIAEGLALKIVEGTVPEKLKGKEVYLLDVASMVSNTGIRGQFEERMKQLISELQARKNIILFIDEIHQLVGAGSAEGSMDAGNILKPALARGELQVVGATTLKEYRQIEKDAALERRFQPVHVLEPTMDEAIEILKGIQSKYEDFHQVSFPEDAIKACVQLSHRYIQDRFLPDKAIDLMDEAGSKLNLLTGYTGKNDAESRLTEIAREKEAALKNEDYETAAKLRDEETKLEKAISNDSNSERPIVTVQHIQEIIEQKTGIPVGKLQEDEQEKMKNLAANLNSKVIGQKDAVEKVAKAIRRSRAGLKSKNRPIGSFLFAGPTGVGKTELTKTLAEELFGSKDAMVRLDMSEYMEKHSVSKLIGSPPGYVGHDEAGQLTEKVRRNPYSIILLDEIEKAHPDVQHMFLQILEDGRLTDSQGRTVSFKDTVIIMTSNAGVGYKTIKVGFDQNTAVTESNILDSLGGFFKPEFLNRFDSIIEFKSLEREHLLQIVDLMLTELNVTLAEQNISLEVTDEVKVKLAELGYHPAFGARPLRRSIQEQLEDSIADFILEEPEAQQLIATIKNDQITIKAT comes from the coding sequence ATGCTTTGCCAAAATTGTCAGCAAAATCATGCCACTATTCAATTTAAAGTTAGTATAAATGGTAACCAGAAGCATTTAATGCTCTGTGAAGAATGCTACCAAAAAGAGAGAGAGAAATTAGGTGCTTCCTTTGGCAGCCCAATGTCCGGTTTTAACGGAATTGGAGGTTCGCCATTTAATGATATGTTCAATCAATTTTCGGGGAATCTGATTAACGGTCCCCAGAACCCCAAACCTGCTGCGGCAGAAACTAAAGCAGCTGGCGGAGGAAATGGTTTTATTGACCAATTCGGCAAAAACCTGACTCAAATCGCAAAGACAGGCTTGATTGACCCGGTGATCGGCCGTGACGAAGAAGTGAAGCGTGTAATTGAAATTCTTAATAGAAGAAACAAAAACAACCCGGTACTTATTGGTGAACCGGGTGTTGGTAAAACAGCAATAGCAGAAGGACTTGCCCTGAAGATCGTCGAAGGAACGGTACCAGAGAAATTGAAGGGTAAAGAGGTATATCTTCTCGATGTTGCTTCCATGGTATCCAACACCGGAATCCGCGGCCAATTCGAAGAACGGATGAAACAATTGATCTCTGAACTACAGGCTCGGAAAAATATCATTCTTTTCATTGATGAGATTCACCAGCTTGTTGGAGCAGGATCGGCTGAAGGCTCAATGGATGCAGGCAATATCCTTAAGCCAGCACTCGCCCGCGGTGAACTTCAGGTAGTCGGGGCTACAACCTTGAAGGAATATCGTCAAATTGAAAAGGATGCTGCACTTGAAAGGCGTTTTCAGCCAGTGCATGTCCTTGAACCAACAATGGACGAGGCAATTGAAATCCTGAAAGGTATACAATCCAAGTATGAAGATTTCCATCAGGTAAGCTTCCCAGAAGATGCGATTAAGGCTTGTGTTCAACTTTCTCACCGATATATCCAGGACCGCTTTTTGCCAGATAAAGCGATTGATTTAATGGATGAAGCAGGCTCCAAGCTTAACCTTCTCACAGGCTACACTGGCAAAAATGACGCTGAAAGCCGTCTCACGGAAATTGCCAGAGAAAAAGAAGCTGCCTTGAAGAATGAAGATTATGAAACAGCTGCAAAGCTTCGTGATGAGGAAACAAAGCTAGAAAAAGCGATTTCTAATGACAGTAACTCCGAGCGTCCCATTGTTACCGTCCAGCACATTCAGGAAATCATCGAGCAAAAAACCGGTATTCCTGTCGGCAAGCTTCAAGAGGATGAACAAGAGAAGATGAAAAACCTTGCAGCCAACCTTAACAGCAAGGTCATTGGCCAGAAGGACGCTGTAGAAAAGGTGGCTAAAGCAATCCGCCGCAGCCGTGCAGGCCTAAAATCGAAGAACCGTCCAATCGGCTCCTTCTTATTCGCAGGGCCAACAGGTGTTGGTAAAACGGAACTGACCAAGACTCTCGCTGAAGAATTATTTGGTTCTAAGGATGCGATGGTTCGGCTTGACATGAGTGAGTACATGGAGAAGCATAGTGTCTCCAAGCTGATTGGTTCCCCTCCGGGATATGTCGGCCACGATGAAGCAGGACAACTGACAGAAAAGGTACGCCGAAACCCATACAGCATCATTCTGCTGGATGAGATTGAAAAAGCACACCCTGATGTCCAGCATATGTTCCTGCAAATCCTTGAGGATGGCCGTCTGACCGACAGCCAGGGGCGCACTGTCAGCTTCAAGGATACAGTCATTATCATGACTAGTAATGCTGGTGTCGGCTATAAGACAATCAAAGTAGGATTTGACCAAAACACTGCAGTCACTGAATCAAACATTCTTGATTCACTAGGCGGATTCTTTAAACCAGAATTCCTGAACCGCTTCGACAGTATCATAGAATTCAAGTCTCTAGAGAGAGAACACCTTCTTCAGATTGTTGATCTAATGCTTACTGAACTCAATGTCACACTTGCTGAGCAGAACATCAGCCTTGAAGTGACAGATGAAGTGAAGGTTAAACTGGCTGAGCTGGGATATCATCCTGCATTCGGCGCCCGCCCGCTCCGCCGCTCGATCCAGGAACAATTGGAAGATTCCATTGCCGACTTCATCCTGGAAGAACCGGAAGCCCAACAATTGATAGCGACCATTAAAAATGATCAGATTACCATCAAAGCAACATAA
- a CDS encoding YkvI family membrane protein, with amino-acid sequence MKTNWGAAFQIAAVYVGTVVGAGFATGREIVEFFSRFGLFGLIGIFMAGYILTYMGAKLMRMAAAIGASSYEEMNIHLFGRFFGRIINIMMLFMLLGVCAVMLSGAGAVFEEQLGLTKSLGIFVTIALSLAVMVVGLKGVFAVNTFVVPMMVTFSLILFFLSVKLPGFMEQVAFIPYAEDGWKAVIGPFSYTALNLSLAQAVLVPVAAEMKDDNTVKWGGIIGGIALTIILLSSHLTLIMLPGFETFGIPMAVVMKQLAAGLYWVFVLVVYGEIFTSVIGNIYGLERQIQKHIKLPSMLVVSFLFLICYFISLIEYGTLLSLLYPVFGYISLIFIILLWLKPINLKKK; translated from the coding sequence TTGAAAACAAATTGGGGTGCTGCCTTTCAAATTGCCGCAGTTTATGTCGGCACTGTGGTAGGAGCCGGCTTTGCTACAGGGAGAGAAATCGTTGAATTCTTCTCCAGATTTGGTTTATTTGGTTTAATCGGAATTTTTATGGCGGGATACATTCTTACATATATGGGTGCAAAATTGATGCGTATGGCTGCGGCCATAGGAGCCAGTTCTTATGAAGAAATGAACATACATTTATTCGGGAGGTTTTTTGGAAGGATCATCAATATAATGATGCTGTTCATGCTTCTTGGTGTTTGCGCTGTTATGCTTTCGGGTGCAGGGGCCGTGTTTGAGGAGCAGCTTGGATTGACAAAATCACTTGGCATCTTTGTTACCATTGCATTGTCACTTGCCGTCATGGTTGTCGGTTTGAAGGGTGTTTTTGCTGTCAATACCTTTGTTGTACCAATGATGGTCACATTCAGTTTGATACTATTTTTCCTGTCTGTTAAATTGCCCGGATTCATGGAACAGGTTGCCTTTATTCCCTATGCAGAGGATGGCTGGAAGGCCGTTATCGGCCCCTTTTCATATACTGCGCTGAATCTGTCGCTTGCACAGGCTGTGCTGGTACCTGTTGCGGCTGAGATGAAGGACGATAATACAGTCAAGTGGGGGGGAATAATTGGTGGAATCGCGCTCACAATCATTTTGCTTTCGAGTCACTTGACATTGATTATGCTTCCAGGGTTTGAAACATTCGGAATTCCGATGGCCGTGGTTATGAAGCAGCTGGCAGCCGGGCTTTACTGGGTTTTTGTTTTAGTCGTATACGGAGAGATTTTTACATCTGTAATCGGCAATATTTATGGTTTGGAAAGACAGATTCAAAAACATATTAAATTGCCAAGTATGCTCGTCGTGTCCTTTCTCTTCCTTATTTGTTATTTCATCAGTTTGATCGAATATGGGACACTTCTTTCGTTACTATATCCTGTTTTCGGCTATATCAGTTTAATTTTCATTATTTTATTATGGTTGAAACCAATTAATTTGAAGAAAAAATAA
- a CDS encoding CPBP family intramembrane glutamic endopeptidase, with the protein MKNWMADRRLITGILIAHLLMFFTFEDKNVFWYIFTATMLVLISYSIINEEIEDNTSALSFLTIGIASGAGLFGLFWLGSFLIELLNIPFSSQISSLYSRFSPDLLWHYIVLVLIIAPGEEIFWRGFIQKRLSRFFGMKMTIGLSVLLYASVHLYSGQFILVLAAVIAGLAWSILYAWKRSMPLIIVSHIVFDLLLFVFLPLR; encoded by the coding sequence ATGAAGAATTGGATGGCGGATCGCAGACTGATTACAGGTATCTTGATCGCGCATCTGCTGATGTTTTTTACCTTCGAAGATAAAAACGTATTCTGGTATATATTCACAGCTACAATGCTTGTTCTTATCAGCTACTCCATCATTAATGAGGAAATAGAGGACAATACATCTGCCCTCTCATTCTTAACAATAGGGATTGCTTCGGGAGCAGGATTATTCGGGCTCTTTTGGTTAGGCAGCTTTTTGATCGAGCTGCTTAATATCCCATTTTCAAGTCAGATTTCAAGCCTGTACAGCAGATTCTCTCCAGATTTATTATGGCATTATATTGTCCTGGTATTGATTATAGCTCCAGGTGAGGAAATATTCTGGCGTGGTTTTATTCAAAAACGCCTGAGCAGATTTTTTGGAATGAAAATGACTATAGGTCTATCGGTGCTTTTATATGCCTCTGTCCACCTCTATTCTGGACAGTTCATTCTGGTTCTTGCTGCAGTGATCGCCGGACTAGCCTGGAGCATTTTATATGCATGGAAACGGAGCATGCCACTCATTATTGTTTCCCATATTGTCTTTGATCTATTATTGTTTGTTTTTCTTCCTCTAAGATAA
- a CDS encoding DUF6254 family protein, with protein MSQSKREKERNWTVRKQEQHPHGKVKSYKELAGKETKE; from the coding sequence ATGTCTCAATCAAAGCGTGAGAAGGAGCGCAATTGGACAGTCCGCAAACAGGAACAGCATCCTCATGGCAAAGTGAAGTCATACAAGGAACTGGCTGGCAAAGAAACAAAGGAATAA
- a CDS encoding YkvS family protein, translating into MKKAEVGNVIEFKEGLQGIVEKVNENSVIVDLTYMNNFRDLELDQRTVINHKNYKIVKETAY; encoded by the coding sequence TTGAAGAAAGCTGAAGTTGGAAATGTAATCGAATTCAAAGAAGGATTACAGGGAATTGTGGAGAAGGTCAATGAGAATTCTGTAATTGTTGATTTAACTTATATGAACAATTTTAGGGATCTGGAACTCGACCAGCGCACAGTGATCAATCATAAAAACTATAAGATTGTAAAAGAAACAGCCTATTAA
- a CDS encoding aspartyl-phosphate phosphatase Spo0E family protein produces the protein METLCPKKIKEEIEQKRREMIFSAKETGFQSGQTISASQELDRLLNIFQEELQVLPK, from the coding sequence ATGGAAACTTTGTGCCCGAAAAAAATAAAGGAAGAAATCGAACAAAAACGAAGAGAAATGATTTTTTCGGCAAAGGAAACTGGTTTTCAAAGCGGACAGACCATTTCGGCCAGCCAGGAGCTTGACCGGCTGTTAAATATTTTTCAGGAAGAACTTCAGGTTTTGCCAAAATAA
- a CDS encoding AAA family ATPase: protein MNLIYKLEQLKEEIGKVVVGRNKEVDMMVVSLLNDGHILMESVPGTGKTLLAKTFASSISGKFSRIQFTPDVLPSDITGIQFFNPKLQEFELKPGPVVTNLLLADEINRATPRTQSSLLEAMEEHQVTIDGHTIPLKTPFLVIATQNPVESQQGTFQLPIAQLDRFFIKLSLGYPEIDEEREMIKKHRFGTGTIENKAVFNEDDILYLKQELKNVTLSEVVQEYLLRLTRETRNHASIELGISPRGTLALVKAAQGFALIKGRNYVLPNDVKEMAPFVLAHRIYLSAEASLTKTPEKVVEDLLESIALPVEAEV from the coding sequence ATGAATTTGATTTATAAGCTTGAGCAGCTCAAGGAGGAAATAGGCAAGGTTGTAGTCGGGCGGAACAAGGAAGTAGACATGATGGTTGTCTCCCTTTTGAATGATGGCCACATTCTTATGGAAAGTGTCCCGGGAACAGGAAAAACGCTTCTTGCGAAAACATTCGCAAGCTCCATATCTGGCAAGTTCTCGAGGATTCAGTTTACACCTGACGTTTTGCCAAGTGACATAACAGGAATTCAGTTTTTTAACCCAAAACTTCAGGAGTTTGAATTAAAACCAGGGCCAGTTGTCACTAATCTCCTGCTTGCAGACGAAATCAATCGTGCTACACCAAGAACCCAGTCCAGTCTGTTGGAAGCAATGGAAGAACATCAGGTAACAATCGATGGACATACTATTCCCTTGAAAACTCCGTTCCTTGTAATTGCAACACAAAACCCTGTGGAATCCCAGCAAGGTACCTTCCAGCTGCCAATCGCTCAATTGGACCGTTTCTTTATTAAACTTTCTCTTGGCTATCCTGAAATAGATGAGGAAAGAGAGATGATTAAAAAACATCGCTTTGGAACTGGTACCATTGAAAATAAGGCTGTTTTTAATGAAGATGACATTCTTTATCTTAAGCAGGAACTTAAAAATGTCACGCTATCCGAGGTGGTTCAGGAGTATTTATTAAGGCTCACAAGGGAAACAAGGAATCATGCTTCAATCGAATTAGGCATCAGTCCGCGGGGAACGCTCGCTTTGGTTAAAGCGGCGCAAGGCTTTGCGCTCATTAAGGGACGAAACTATGTTTTGCCTAATGATGTGAAAGAAATGGCTCCATTTGTGTTAGCCCACAGGATTTATCTATCCGCGGAGGCCTCCTTGACGAAGACACCTGAAAAGGTAGTTGAGGATTTGCTGGAATCCATCGCCCTTCCGGTAGAAGCTGAGGTTTGA